In Babesia bovis T2Bo chromosome 3, whole genome shotgun sequence, the genomic window CGCTCAGACAACTCCCAAATCTTCACGCAGCCATCCAAACCACCAGTGGCAAGAAGACAAGGCAAAACAGTCGAACCTCTGTCCATAGTAGCATCATTAACAACGAAAGATACAGTGTTAACACCCCCAAAGTGCCCTTGGAAATTAATCGTCTCAAACGAACCCTCACCAATAATAACACTAACGCGGCCGCTGGGAGAACCAACGGCACACAACAACTCGCCAATGGGAGATACACCGATACTCATGCAGCTTATAGACTTCTGAACATCCATCATCTCATGAAACAATGATAGATAATAACCAGATCCAGAAGAAGAGTGACGGTAAAAGCAAACAGAGTTGTCGCTCAAAACCGCAATCAAAACAGAACCAAACTTAGGAGGAGCCCAGCCAAGAAATACAGGATCGCAACGAGTAGTAGTGCTGCTCACCAAACGTAACGTCGACGAATCGTCAGACGAACCGCTCTTCTCCAGTATCACAATCTCAGGGCCATTTTGCGATCGACAACCAGCAACCAAGAATTTGCAATAATAGTCATATTGCATATCATAAACGTGAACCTTTTTCTGCAGAATCTGGTTCAGATTCACAGACAAGGGGCTCGTGACCGCGTTCATACTGACCAATACACTTTGTAAACCGCAATGAAATAACCGATGATGGATAACATTCAACACATCATTAGGCATACAATAAATCCCTGATTGTAATGGGAAAATACGAAAGCAGACAAACACAATACTATCAACACACCAGGCGCAACTATCAGGTAACCCAGACAACGGACAAGCAGGGGAAACAGAACTACAACGGATGTGTAATAATACACACTAGATACAAATCGATACACACAATATTAAATCGCATAGACGTATACACAGCCCTGCCATACCTTACCAAAAAATACACATACAATGTGCAATGCCACAGGCTCCTCCAGGTATGTTAGTATACCCAAGCCACTCATCTAGTAGTCATCCGGATTTTATTTATTGTTGTTAATACATCTTTCAGGAATATTGCACCGTGAGGTGTATTCGGAGTCGCTTTTTAATCTTGGACTTCTTTTCGAAAGACGGTATAAAGTTCATCAACTATCTGATTTATCGCAACTTCAAAATCGAGCAAAAAATTATCTTGTGAGGTCTTTTGCTACTGGTATCAGCACTACTGTTAAGGAGAATGCTGTAGACACGGATGCTAATTTGGATCAGACAACCCCTTTGACTTTTACTGAGGAGGTTGATAACAAGGATATTGATGCTTTGGAATATGAAGATCATGACATTGTTGATTTGTTAAAGGTAGATGAAGACAAGGATATCAATTTGAACAAATTGGGAACAACTGTAGTCACACTTAAAGACGTATCTAACAGCGTTGTGGAAGATATTACACCTAATAAATTGCCCACTAACGATAATAAGCTGTCCGAAAAACTTTCACACTTGCAACCACATGTGGAAATAAGGAGTGCAGGGTCTTATAAAGCTAGCCCTTCCGTGGATAATGTGCTTGTAAATATTCACGGAGATCATGTAGATAGTGAGGGTGATTGGACATTGCCGAATAATAAGCGCTTAAGGATAGTGGCATTTTTTTGCTTTTTGGCACACATAGTAGTGTCGCTTGTATTTGCCTTAGTCTTATATTTGCATGTACATTTGGACTGGCAAAGAACGGTAAATAATCTCCATATTGTTTTCCCATTCGTTGCATACTTCACAACCAGAGTTGTTTTGCAAGGTTATTTCGATTGGGAATTCAAGAGTCTTATTCGACCATTCATGTCAATGTCTACGATAATTGGCCCAGGTGTCAACAAAGCAAGGATACTAAAGGGCGCGGCAAATAATATCTGTTTAATTCTTGCAGTTGCAACCGCTGCCTTACCATGTCATGTAGTGGATGATATAGAACCACGGAAAACCTTAAGCCATTTGTATTACGGCATATTTACTGCTCTCTTGATTACTGATATAGTGGCGGTAGCAGTCCATCATTATCTAATAAACAGGCATGTTGCAAGATTGATGTATAAGAAACCATAATGAATATTCTCAACTGTCTGGACACAATTTCACGGGCTCTAAAAAGTGGCTTCATAAGCTCCATCACGGCAAAAGCAACAAGCAATATAGACGCCGTATATCCAACGAACTCAGTTATCAAACCCATATATTGGATTCACGAGACACCAATCGAGATGGAATTACGGCGCAGAGTATATAAATCGTATAAAAGGCGAGTTCTTGGGTTACCTTCTACTAAATCACGGCGAAGGCATGCACAGAACCTCAGATAACTTCATATGCCTTTACTCTATAATTAATGGATGTAATCCCACGTCGACATATATTAGAATCATGTACACTCATGcatacaatgtgtaataattaGTGCGATTTGTTTGTATTCGAAATTTCCGTATTTTCATTTAGCTCTCCGGACAATAACCGTCGTGCGTGTTATTGGCTTTTATTGATATCAGAAAGCGACATGTTCTCCATATAGGTATTATTTTTCCAGTGAAAGCTTGTTGATTTTGGTAACACATTTAGTTAGAGCTTCATTCACATGTATGGGAAATCTTAAAATGTCTTGCATACTAAACGAATCAGCGTGAATAGCTGCGCCTGGAACGTCGGCCGCTATGCCGGGAAGTAGGACGGCTGCGGCTTGACCGGTGATAAGTGCGGCGTTCATAACTACGGCTGCGACTACGTGATCGATAATCATACCGATATTTCTTAACCGTTTTACCGGCATCCATGCGTTGGCTGCAATCCGATGTATGCCTATTAGATTGCTTCAGTTTCGTGTCTTCTAACCTAACCCCGTCACTGGGAAGGTTGGGTTTCTCACCATCCCCAACTAACTTACGTAAAGATTCCACATCAGTTGGACGTGACTTCAGAAGCATCAGACGTTTTGGTTTCGAGCCCCTGGAGCAATATGtcatgtaatatataaaaaacatacaacATTTCCAACATAAGCTCATCCTCGTAAAGCTTAATTAGTTGTAGCTCCTCATTCGGATCCCCTTCGGTTGCTTTGTTATCATTTTTCAAATACCAATCGTGCTTATAGAAATGGTTTTTATACTTAACCGTGCCAATTTTTACACTGTGACCTGGTGTACatgaattatatataatagaatCTCACCTAGATAGTGTTCACGTTCTTTGTTATCACAATTTTTTATATCTTCCCACTTAAATTGCTCTCGTCCACCTCTGGTCCCTTCTCTAGGAGGACTTAAACGAATGTCCATAATGGTGATGAAAAAAATACATATGTATGAAGTCAAGGAAATAACCAAACGGCATTAGTAACCatcatataacacaattaaaatatttaaatataatataagCGTAATGGTGGCAGCAGCAATTAATGAATGTACATACGAGTCAAAATGAATTATTAACATATAGTACAACAATATTAATGAATAAGGACGATAATATTATACACATCAGATATTTATGGTTGTTGTAAATTGTTTCAATACGATCGAGTGTTATCAAAAAGTTATTAAGCACCAACAGATTGCTCCTTGCTTCCTTCCAGGGTAGTGGATAACACATACGCGCCACTCTCGTCGGGGTGGTACACAAAACTTTCGCCATCGCACGAAACAATCAAACGGTCACTGTTGAACGAAACAGAAACGTGTGCCGATAAACGAGCGAGCCGAACACGCTGAATCATTGACCAATCGGGAGAACGCCCAAATAAAAACACATCAGAACCAGTTGCAGCCGCCAAACGACCACCACTCTTGTTCCAACATATGTAACGAACATGAGGAACACACTTAGAATCATTCTCCAAAGAAACCGTCTTCACCAACTGGAACTTGCGCTCAGACAACTCCCAAATCTTCACGCAGCCATCCAAACCACCAGTGGCAAGAAGACAAGGCAAAACAGTCGAACCTCTGTCCATAGTAGCATCATTAACAACGAAAGATACAGTGTTAACACCCCCAAAGTGCCCTTGGAAATTAATCGTCTCAAACGAACCCTCACCAATAATAACACTAACGCGGCCGCTGGGAGAACCAACGGCACACAACAACTCGCCAATGGGAGATACACCGATACTCATGCAGCTTATAGACTTCTGAACATCCATCATCTCATGAAACAATGATAGATAATAACCAGATCCAGAAGAAGAGTGACGGTAAAAGCAAACAGAGTTGTCGCTCAAAACCGCAATCAAAACAGAACCAAACTTAGGAGGAGCCCAGCCAAGAAATACAGGATCGCAACGAGTAGTAGTGCTGCTCACCAAACGTAACGTCGACGAATCGTCAGACGAACCGCTCTTCTCCAGTATCACAATCTCAGGGCCATTTTGCGATCGACAACCAGCAACCAAGAATTTGCAATAATAGTCATATTGCATATCATAAACGTGAACCTTTTTCTGCAGAATCTGGTTCAGATTCACAGACAAGGGGCTCGTGACCGCGTTCATACTGACCAATACACTTTGTAAACCGCAATGAAATAACCGATGATGGATAACATTCAACACATCATTAGGCATACAATAAATCCCTGATTGTAATGGGAAAATACGAAAGCAGACAAACACAATACTATCAACACACCAGGCGCAACTATCAGGTAACCCAGACAACGGACAAGCAGGGGAAACAGAACTACAACGGATGTGTAATAATACACACTAGATACAAATCGATACACACAATATTAAATCGCATAGACGTATACACAGCCCTGCCATACCTTACCAAAAAATACACATACAATGTGCAATGCCACAGGCTCCTCCAGGTATGTTAGTATACCCAAGCCACTCATCTAGTAGTCATCCGGATTTTATTTCTGCTTAGTTATATAATGCGGTTGGATTTATGCACATT contains:
- a CDS encoding WD domain G-beta repeat family protein encodes the protein MPNDVLNVIHHRLFHCGLQSVLVSMNAVTSPLSVNLNQILQKKVHVYDMQYDYYCKFLVAGCRSQNGPEIVILEKSGSSDDSSTLRLVSSTTTRCDPVFLGWAPPKFGSVLIAVLSDNSVCFYRHSSSGSGYYLSLFHEMMDVQKSISCMSIGVSPIGELLCAVGSPSGRVSVIIGEGSFETINFQGHFGGVNTVSFVVNDATMDRGSTVLPCLLATGGLDGCVKIWELSERKFQLVKTVSLENDSKCVPHVRYICWNKSGGRLAAATGSDVFLFGRSPDWSMIQRVRLARLSAHVSVSFNSDRLIVSCDGESFVYHPDESGAYVLSTTLEGSKEQSVGA
- a CDS encoding putative integral membrane protein — encoded protein: MPQAPPGILHREVYSESLFNLGLLFERRYKVHQLSDLSQLQNRAKNYLVRSFATGISTTVKENAVDTDANLDQTTPLTFTEEVDNKDIDALEYEDHDIVDLLKVDEDKDINLNKLGTTVVTLKDVSNSVVEDITPNKLPTNDNKLSEKLSHLQPHVEIRSAGSYKASPSVDNVLVNIHGDHVDSEGDWTLPNNKRLRIVAFFCFLAHIVVSLVFALVLYLHVHLDWQRTVNNLHIVFPFVAYFTTRVVLQGYFDWEFKSLIRPFMSMSTIIGPGVNKARILKGAANNICLILAVATAALPCHVVDDIEPRKTLSHLYYGIFTALLITDIVAVAVHHYLINRHVARLMYKKP
- a CDS encoding WD domain G-beta repeat family protein, with translation MPNDVLNVIHHRLFHCGLQSVLVSMNAVTSPLSVNLNQILQKKVHVYDMQYDYYCKFLVAGCRSQNGPEIVILEKSGSSDDSSTLRLVSSTTTRCDPVFLGWAPPKFGSVLIAVLSDNSVCFYRHSSSGSGYYLSLFHEMMDVQKSISCMSIGVSPIGELLCAVGSPSGRVSVIIGEGSFETINFQGHFGGVNTVSFVVNDATMDRGSTVLPCLLATGGLDGCVKIWELSERKFQLVKTVSLENDSKCVPHVRYICWNKSGGRLAAATGSDVFLFGRSPDWSMIQRVRLARLSAHVSVSFNSDRLIVSCDGESFVYHPDESGAYVLSTTLEGSKEQSVGA
- a CDS encoding Kinase phosphorylation family protein, with the translated sequence MDIRLSPPREGTRGGREQFKWEDIKNCDNKEREHYLGHSVKIGTVKYKNHFYKHDWYLKNDNKATEGDPNEELQLIKLYEDELMLEMLGSKPKRLMLLKSRPTDVESLRKLVGDGEKPNLPSDGVRLEDTKLKQSNRHTSDCSQRMDAGKTVKKYRYDYRSRSRSRSYERRTYHRSSRSRPTSRHSGRRSRRSYSR